The Staphylococcus sp. KG4-3 genome has a window encoding:
- a CDS encoding acyl-CoA synthetase FdrA has protein sequence MLYTIIKENTYQDSIVLMLLSNKLSAIEGVNKVSIMMGTPANKDIFKSSGLGTPELEEAKPNDIVIVVDTDDKDKVEEVDQEVEAELKGKNESDDKSQKQDEASNWKRALELSNNPNLALISIPGQYAAMEAENALNHNLNVFMFSDNVAKEDEVRLKKIAHDKGLLVMGPDCGTGIIHGLPLAFTNTVNQGDIGVVGASGTGIQEVTTIIDREGKGVTNALGTGGRDLSTEVGAITMLDSIKALNSDPKVKVITVISKPPAKEVEEKVLNLLRNIDKPVVTLFLGSKPTYTEENIYHAYTLEEAARISVQLSNDETPQFKPHVKENISVILNAQQNGIKGYYSGGTLASEAAMLVKDTLGDDSTDAPPEGYSYKGGNHEIIDLGDDIYTQGRPHPMIDPSKRIEMLETSSADPSTAVIMLDNVIGYGSHDDMANELAPTIKNILQKVKEEGRSLAVLATVVGTEHDHQDYHAQINTLKAAGAVVCETNDQMVRTALNIIGSNVAQPNREIKSFEVEKVDLTVDEKVMNLINMTPSVINIGLQSFTSAIQDGGAEVVQFNWRPIAGGDEKLMKVLQYLNNFEGETV, from the coding sequence ATGTTATACACAATAATTAAAGAAAATACGTATCAAGATTCAATTGTATTAATGCTACTATCAAATAAATTGTCTGCTATTGAAGGTGTTAATAAAGTATCTATTATGATGGGGACGCCTGCTAATAAAGATATATTCAAATCATCTGGCTTAGGTACACCTGAGTTAGAAGAAGCAAAACCAAACGACATTGTCATCGTTGTTGATACTGATGATAAAGACAAGGTTGAAGAAGTTGACCAAGAAGTAGAAGCAGAATTAAAAGGTAAAAATGAAAGTGACGATAAATCACAAAAACAAGATGAAGCTTCAAACTGGAAGCGCGCGTTAGAATTATCTAACAATCCTAATCTTGCGTTAATCTCTATCCCTGGACAATATGCAGCTATGGAAGCAGAAAATGCTTTGAATCACAATTTAAATGTCTTTATGTTCAGTGACAATGTTGCTAAAGAAGATGAAGTACGTCTGAAAAAAATCGCCCATGATAAAGGATTACTAGTTATGGGACCAGACTGTGGTACAGGAATTATTCATGGCTTGCCACTGGCGTTTACTAATACAGTCAATCAAGGTGATATTGGCGTCGTAGGTGCGTCAGGTACAGGTATTCAAGAAGTGACAACGATTATCGATAGAGAGGGTAAAGGTGTAACGAATGCATTAGGTACAGGCGGACGTGATTTATCAACTGAAGTTGGTGCAATCACAATGTTAGATAGCATAAAAGCTTTGAATTCAGATCCAAAAGTTAAAGTGATTACTGTTATTTCTAAGCCACCAGCTAAAGAAGTAGAAGAAAAAGTGTTGAATTTATTGCGTAATATTGATAAACCAGTCGTTACTTTATTCTTAGGTTCAAAGCCTACGTATACTGAAGAAAACATTTATCATGCTTATACATTGGAAGAGGCTGCTCGTATTTCTGTTCAACTTTCAAATGATGAAACACCACAATTTAAACCACATGTGAAAGAGAATATTTCGGTGATTTTAAATGCACAACAAAATGGTATCAAGGGGTATTACTCTGGAGGTACTTTAGCATCCGAAGCAGCAATGCTAGTTAAAGATACATTAGGTGATGATTCAACAGATGCACCACCAGAAGGTTACTCATACAAAGGCGGAAATCATGAAATTATTGATTTAGGCGATGATATCTATACTCAAGGTAGGCCACATCCTATGATTGACCCATCAAAACGTATTGAAATGTTAGAAACATCATCAGCAGATCCATCAACTGCAGTCATTATGTTAGATAATGTCATTGGTTATGGTAGTCATGATGATATGGCAAATGAATTAGCTCCGACAATTAAAAACATTCTTCAAAAAGTAAAAGAAGAAGGACGCTCTTTAGCAGTGTTAGCAACTGTAGTTGGAACAGAGCATGATCATCAAGATTATCACGCACAAATCAACACTTTAAAAGCAGCTGGAGCTGTAGTATGTGAAACAAATGATCAAATGGTACGTACTGCGTTAAACATTATTGGTAGTAATGTGGCACAACCAAACCGTGAAATAAAATCTTTTGAAGTAGAGAAAGTAGATTTAACTGTTGATGAGAAAGTGATGAATTTAATCAATATGACACCTAGCGTAATTAATATTGGATTACAAAGTTTTACATCAGCGATTCAAGATGGCGGCGCAGAAGTTGTACAGTTTAATTGGCGTCCAATTGCTGGAGGAGATGAAAAACTAATGAAAGTACTCCAATATTTAAATAATTTCGAAGGAGAGACGGTATAA
- a CDS encoding DUF1116 domain-containing protein: protein MGYKTIDEANQAVIDKMIAAAPFLVDVVPAKSKIPELTEHVLLHAGPPIKYENMTDPMQGSCVGAILFEGWANNEEDARSLLENEKITFIPCHHVKAVGPMGGITSANMPVLVVENRETGNEAYCQMNEGIGAVLRFGAYNETVVNRLHWMKDVLGPVLSKALKQMKDGLNVNVLIAKAIAMGDEFHQRNIAASLAFLKEVTPIIAALDDVEQEKRTEVLQFLADTDQFFLNIAMATGKAMMDAARTIEHGTVVTALCRNGENFGVRIAGMGDEWFTAPVNTPQGLYFTGYSSDDANTDIGDSAITETIGVGGMAMIAAPAVTRFVGTGGFDDALEISNEMTEICIGENPNFAIPTWNFRGACLGIDARKVVETGITPVINTGIAHKIAGYGQIGAGTVHPPIECFEKAITAYAEKLGFKA, encoded by the coding sequence ATGGGTTACAAAACAATAGATGAAGCAAACCAGGCGGTTATAGATAAGATGATTGCTGCAGCACCGTTTTTAGTAGATGTAGTGCCAGCGAAATCAAAAATTCCTGAATTAACAGAGCACGTACTGTTACACGCAGGACCACCGATTAAATATGAAAATATGACAGATCCTATGCAAGGATCATGTGTAGGCGCTATCTTGTTTGAAGGATGGGCGAACAACGAAGAAGATGCCCGTTCATTACTAGAAAACGAAAAAATTACATTTATTCCGTGCCATCATGTTAAAGCTGTTGGACCAATGGGTGGTATTACTTCAGCAAATATGCCGGTCTTAGTTGTAGAAAATAGAGAAACTGGTAATGAAGCTTATTGTCAAATGAATGAAGGTATAGGTGCAGTCCTACGTTTTGGCGCTTACAACGAAACTGTAGTAAACCGCCTGCACTGGATGAAAGATGTTTTGGGGCCTGTACTTAGTAAAGCTTTAAAACAAATGAAAGATGGTTTGAACGTAAATGTGCTTATTGCGAAAGCTATTGCAATGGGAGATGAATTCCACCAACGTAACATTGCTGCTTCATTAGCATTTTTAAAAGAAGTAACACCAATTATAGCTGCATTAGATGATGTGGAACAAGAAAAACGTACAGAAGTACTTCAATTCTTAGCTGATACAGACCAATTCTTCCTAAATATAGCGATGGCAACAGGTAAAGCGATGATGGATGCTGCACGTACAATTGAACACGGTACAGTTGTGACTGCATTATGTCGTAATGGTGAAAACTTTGGTGTGCGCATCGCTGGTATGGGGGACGAATGGTTCACTGCACCAGTAAATACGCCTCAAGGTTTATATTTCACAGGTTATTCTTCAGACGATGCTAATACGGATATTGGCGACTCTGCTATTACTGAAACTATCGGTGTTGGTGGTATGGCAATGATTGCTGCACCTGCAGTAACAAGATTCGTAGGTACAGGTGGATTTGATGATGCTTTAGAAATCAGCAACGAAATGACTGAAATTTGTATCGGTGAAAATCCTAACTTTGCAATCCCTACATGGAACTTTAGAGGTGCGTGTTTAGGTATAGATGCACGAAAAGTAGTAGAAACAGGAATAACACCCGTAATTAATACAGGTATTGCACATAAAATTGCAGGTTACGGTCAAATTGGTGCTGGAACAGTACACCCGCCAATCGAATGTTTTGAAAAAGCAATTACGGCATATGCAGAAAAATTAGGCTTTAAAGCGTGA
- a CDS encoding DUF2877 domain-containing protein: MIFYARSIGPIAQEILGQQQTSYVHSIFEKGFNIVNDDQKLIFIGSDENGTFPFGVTVDHQTKKQLLENIAVNQPIKITANAIFITDNCQLVWRNQEVHASKVELNSNSLLWSMLHENITTYDFSEYNKGDFSYLKMQSIMETLKQEDDKTVKYSLRYLIGRGQGLTPSGDDILTGMLFVHFMKPFIFDKNLEIIQELIQEQLTTIVATAFLDSALKELFSSKILVLQHQPTVYHMNQLLEIGSSSGKDTLYGIFIATTLRSGTYE; encoded by the coding sequence GTGATTTTCTATGCGCGTTCAATAGGGCCAATTGCCCAGGAAATACTTGGACAGCAACAAACGTCTTATGTGCATAGTATTTTTGAAAAAGGTTTTAACATTGTAAATGATGATCAAAAACTTATTTTTATAGGTAGTGACGAAAATGGTACGTTTCCATTTGGTGTTACTGTAGACCATCAAACTAAAAAACAACTGTTAGAAAACATTGCTGTGAACCAACCTATAAAAATAACTGCAAATGCAATATTTATTACCGATAATTGTCAATTGGTTTGGCGTAATCAAGAGGTACATGCGAGTAAGGTTGAGCTAAATTCAAACTCATTATTATGGTCAATGTTGCATGAAAACATCACAACATATGACTTTTCAGAGTATAACAAGGGAGATTTTTCTTATTTGAAAATGCAGTCCATCATGGAGACATTGAAACAAGAAGATGATAAGACAGTTAAATATTCATTACGTTATTTGATTGGAAGAGGACAAGGTTTAACCCCTTCAGGTGACGATATATTAACTGGTATGTTATTTGTGCATTTCATGAAGCCTTTTATATTTGATAAGAATTTAGAGATTATACAGGAGCTTATTCAAGAACAGTTAACAACAATAGTTGCTACAGCCTTTTTGGATAGCGCATTAAAAGAATTGTTTAGTTCGAAAATATTAGTGTTGCAACATCAACCAACGGTGTATCACATGAACCAACTGTTAGAAATAGGATCATCATCTGGAAAAGATACATTGTATGGGATATTTATAGCAACAACTTTAAGGAGTGGAACGTATGAGTAA
- the arcC gene encoding carbamate kinase gives MSKRVVLALGGNAILQPKQEASYENQYNNVYSATRKMAELKAQGHDIVVTHGNGPQVGNIIAQNEAAKDIVEPLPINACNAESQGFIGYMMEESLKNHLKSLNIDSNVVTLLTMVEVDKDDPAFNNPTKPIGVFFDEIEAQRLEETHGFVMVEDAGRGYRRVVPSPEPLVIHGVDQIKSLIDQAVVISSGGGGIPVYKDDNGNIQGVEAVIDKDRSGLKLAEQVDADTFVMLTDVSNVCVNFGKSNEEKLKTISVEQAKQYVAEGQFPAGSMLPKIEAAIQFAEMGKEAIICSLDDAIDALAGKAGTRILLEPSIEAVN, from the coding sequence ATGAGTAAACGTGTAGTATTAGCTTTAGGTGGTAATGCAATTCTTCAACCAAAGCAAGAAGCGTCATACGAAAATCAATATAATAATGTGTATTCAGCTACACGAAAAATGGCTGAATTAAAAGCGCAAGGACACGATATTGTGGTTACGCATGGTAATGGGCCTCAAGTAGGGAATATAATTGCACAAAATGAAGCGGCTAAAGACATTGTCGAGCCTTTACCAATTAATGCTTGTAATGCGGAATCACAAGGTTTTATAGGGTATATGATGGAAGAATCATTAAAAAATCATTTGAAATCTTTAAATATCGACAGTAATGTAGTAACGTTATTGACAATGGTAGAAGTAGATAAAGATGACCCTGCATTCAATAATCCAACTAAACCTATTGGTGTATTCTTTGATGAAATAGAAGCACAGCGTTTAGAAGAAACACATGGTTTCGTAATGGTAGAAGATGCAGGTAGAGGATACCGTCGTGTCGTTCCTTCACCAGAACCATTAGTTATTCATGGTGTAGATCAAATCAAGTCACTTATTGACCAAGCAGTCGTTATTTCTTCAGGTGGCGGCGGTATTCCGGTCTATAAAGACGACAATGGTAATATTCAAGGTGTAGAAGCAGTAATTGATAAAGACCGTTCAGGTTTAAAATTAGCAGAACAAGTTGATGCCGATACATTTGTAATGTTAACTGACGTTTCAAACGTATGTGTTAACTTTGGAAAATCAAACGAAGAAAAACTAAAAACGATTTCTGTTGAACAAGCGAAACAATATGTTGCTGAAGGACAATTTCCAGCTGGCAGTATGTTACCTAAGATAGAAGCAGCAATTCAGTTTGCTGAAATGGGTAAAGAGGCCATTATTTGTTCATTAGATGATGCGATAGACGCTTTAGCAGGTAAAGCTGGCACTCGTATTTTATTGGAGCCATCAATAGAAGCGGTAAATTAA
- a CDS encoding MFS transporter yields the protein MTDPYRINKVNNNWGVILAIVFIASTLRAPLTSVGPVVDEIKQVMEINNSVAGILTTIPLIIFAFVSPFVSKVTARLTMSRTILYSTMLLIVALYLRIAGDFTLFLIGTVILGIAIAFGNVVLPSYVKWYFPMQIGLATGIYSGTMNFTAGLGGGLSFPLSEITPLGFRLSLSFWILFAIIAIILWIPKARKGVQLEKATAIADQQDRPKKVTITKSKLAWMVALTMGFQSMVFYTVVAWVPSILVDRGLDPSTAGYLLMLNQFSQVPMTFTFPIIASKLKDQRILVVIITVLFLVGFSLFFTQSLVLLIIGIIIAGLAMGACFSLCMTFFSIRARTSDGSISLSGFGQSVGYLIAAVGPFLIGFLHDATESWDSGIIALIVMSVLFFIFGYPAAKNKVVEDH from the coding sequence ATGACTGACCCATATCGCATCAATAAAGTTAATAATAATTGGGGCGTAATACTTGCGATTGTTTTTATTGCTTCTACATTACGTGCGCCATTAACGTCGGTCGGTCCTGTAGTTGATGAAATTAAACAAGTTATGGAAATTAATAACAGTGTTGCAGGCATCTTGACTACGATACCGCTGATTATTTTTGCATTTGTTTCGCCATTCGTTTCAAAAGTAACAGCTCGATTAACGATGTCTCGTACAATATTGTATTCTACGATGCTACTCATTGTTGCACTATATTTACGTATTGCAGGAGATTTCACGTTGTTCTTAATTGGCACGGTCATTCTTGGAATTGCTATTGCATTCGGCAACGTGGTGTTACCAAGTTATGTTAAATGGTATTTCCCGATGCAAATTGGTCTAGCTACTGGTATTTATAGTGGAACAATGAATTTTACCGCTGGCTTAGGCGGTGGTTTAAGCTTTCCACTGTCAGAAATAACACCATTAGGTTTTAGATTGTCATTATCATTTTGGATTCTTTTTGCGATTATTGCAATCATATTGTGGATACCTAAAGCACGAAAAGGTGTGCAATTAGAGAAGGCAACGGCGATAGCGGATCAACAAGATAGACCTAAAAAGGTCACTATCACGAAATCTAAACTGGCGTGGATGGTTGCCTTGACGATGGGCTTCCAATCGATGGTATTTTATACCGTAGTGGCTTGGGTGCCATCAATTCTTGTAGATAGAGGATTGGACCCTTCTACGGCAGGATATTTGTTAATGCTCAATCAATTTTCACAAGTGCCAATGACCTTTACATTCCCAATCATCGCATCTAAATTGAAAGACCAACGCATATTAGTCGTGATTATTACGGTGTTGTTCTTAGTAGGATTTAGCCTATTCTTTACACAATCATTAGTGCTACTGATTATTGGTATTATCATCGCAGGATTAGCGATGGGTGCTTGTTTCAGTTTATGTATGACTTTCTTCTCAATTCGAGCACGTACAAGTGATGGTAGTATTTCATTATCTGGTTTTGGTCAATCTGTTGGCTATTTAATTGCCGCTGTTGGACCATTCTTGATTGGTTTTCTTCATGATGCTACGGAAAGTTGGGATTCTGGCATTATTGCCTTGATTGTGATGTCAGTATTATTCTTTATTTTTGGTTATCCAGCTGCTAAAAATAAAGTTGTAGAAGATCACTAA
- a CDS encoding alanine--glyoxylate aminotransferase family protein produces the protein MDDLKVNKRLIMTPGPVSVDPRVSQAMSNSILGQFDYEFVDIMNKTMELIRKSFLTDNQWSFPIDGTSRAGLEAVIASIVKPGDTVLVPIIGRFGYLFTELVKRAGGVVHNIQKPMGEVFEQAEIIEALDTVKPKVLAIVHGETSTGRLQPIDQLGRACKERGIYSVVDAVATYQGMVIPVDEWELDAVIGGAQKCLSIPSGITPITFNDRFSEEINKRKRVELGIRSNESTEQDYFIRSNYLDLTQLQDYWSPKRLNHHTESTTSIYALYTGLKIALTEGIEARAERHAYHQEGLKQALKALGLEIFGDETNEMKMVICVNIPDGADDSKFREGLLKNYGIEIAGSFGELQGKIWRIGIMGYAIEKQNILTFLSIFSLYLAHQGVQNLNPEKAIDTLLAYYA, from the coding sequence ATGGATGATTTGAAAGTAAACAAAAGATTAATTATGACCCCTGGCCCCGTAAGTGTAGACCCTCGTGTCTCTCAAGCAATGTCTAATTCAATTTTAGGTCAATTTGATTATGAATTTGTAGACATAATGAATAAAACGATGGAACTCATTAGAAAATCCTTTTTAACAGACAATCAATGGTCATTTCCTATCGATGGAACAAGCCGTGCAGGTTTAGAAGCCGTTATCGCTAGTATCGTCAAACCTGGTGATACCGTACTTGTCCCAATCATTGGTAGATTCGGTTACTTGTTTACTGAATTAGTAAAACGTGCAGGCGGTGTCGTACATAATATCCAAAAGCCAATGGGTGAAGTTTTTGAACAAGCAGAAATCATTGAAGCTTTAGATACTGTAAAACCAAAAGTACTCGCTATTGTACATGGTGAAACTTCTACTGGTCGCTTACAACCGATTGATCAACTAGGTCGTGCTTGTAAAGAACGCGGTATTTATTCAGTAGTTGATGCAGTAGCTACATATCAAGGTATGGTCATTCCGGTAGATGAGTGGGAACTAGATGCCGTCATCGGTGGTGCACAAAAATGTTTATCTATACCTTCAGGCATTACACCTATCACATTTAACGACAGATTTAGTGAAGAAATTAATAAACGTAAACGCGTAGAACTTGGTATCCGTTCAAATGAAAGTACAGAACAAGATTATTTTATACGCAGTAATTATCTCGATTTAACACAATTACAAGATTATTGGAGTCCTAAGCGATTAAACCATCACACAGAATCAACAACGTCAATTTACGCGCTATATACCGGTCTGAAAATAGCATTGACTGAAGGCATTGAAGCCCGTGCTGAACGTCATGCATATCACCAAGAAGGCTTGAAACAAGCATTGAAAGCTTTAGGTTTAGAAATATTTGGTGATGAGACAAATGAAATGAAAATGGTCATCTGTGTTAACATTCCAGATGGTGCGGATGATAGTAAATTTAGAGAAGGCTTGTTAAAAAATTACGGCATTGAGATTGCAGGATCCTTCGGTGAACTACAAGGTAAAATTTGGAGAATTGGTATCATGGGTTATGCTATTGAAAAGCAAAACATCTTAACATTCTTATCTATATTTTCACTTTACCTAGCACATCAAGGCGTACAAAATTTAAATCCAGAAAAAGCTATCGATACACTATTAGCTTATTACGCATAA
- a CDS encoding poly-gamma-glutamate hydrolase family protein produces MYFLKAITLSYFKCIRAIALCLFATITFVTVLPSSKVYAADLYASMSELMDDTESGVDWQLSYRNNQSDTLIAAIHGGNIEAGTTELSTLTAALGNYNYYSFQGIRTLNNAELHVTSTNFDEPVVEDMQQAVSNSVMIHGASGSEPAVYIGGKDERLKSSIENALQTKGFNVLESPSHLEGESSQNIANKNAKGAGVQLELTYALRQSFFNNQNLSMNSRSNEANWSITMYAFAEAIHQAIEEND; encoded by the coding sequence ATGTACTTTTTAAAAGCAATTACCTTATCCTATTTCAAATGCATACGGGCTATAGCACTATGCTTGTTTGCAACCATCACTTTTGTCACTGTTCTACCTTCTTCTAAAGTTTATGCCGCCGATTTATATGCCTCTATGTCAGAACTTATGGATGATACTGAATCTGGCGTAGATTGGCAACTATCATATCGTAATAATCAAAGTGACACATTAATTGCCGCTATACATGGTGGCAACATTGAAGCTGGTACGACAGAATTATCCACGTTAACTGCAGCTCTAGGCAATTATAATTATTATTCATTTCAAGGTATTCGCACATTAAACAATGCTGAATTACATGTCACATCAACAAACTTTGATGAACCTGTTGTAGAAGACATGCAACAAGCTGTTTCAAACTCTGTAATGATACATGGCGCAAGCGGTAGCGAACCAGCCGTTTATATTGGCGGTAAAGATGAACGTCTTAAATCATCTATAGAAAATGCATTACAAACAAAGGGCTTCAATGTTTTAGAATCACCATCCCACTTAGAGGGAGAATCTAGTCAAAATATAGCTAATAAAAATGCTAAAGGTGCAGGTGTTCAATTAGAATTAACTTATGCACTAAGACAGTCCTTTTTTAATAATCAAAATTTATCCATGAATTCTCGCTCGAATGAAGCAAATTGGAGTATTACAATGTATGCATTTGCCGAAGCCATTCATCAAGCAATTGAAGAAAATGATTAA
- a CDS encoding carboxylesterase: MINIKAPNPIFLEQHEAEKAILLLHSFTGTVRDVKLLATKLNKAGFTCYVPPYKGHGLMLNTLMDYDVDDWLNDAIEGYQFLQDKGYSKINVCGVSLGGILSLKLAEQHDINAIAIMSTPYRKSDAGLTGRLKDYGQRIGRLLGLDQVEIDTQLNRIPNYGPELQKFQLLVENVMSNLDRITAPIAIKYGEQDDASYKTSAEYIYNQIQHEHKEVQGYKMSKHLMTHGEGHLEVEQDIIAFFEDY; the protein is encoded by the coding sequence ATGATAAACATAAAGGCACCAAATCCAATATTTTTGGAACAGCATGAAGCAGAAAAAGCTATATTATTACTACATTCATTTACAGGCACGGTTCGAGATGTAAAGTTATTGGCCACAAAATTAAACAAAGCTGGCTTTACATGTTATGTGCCACCATACAAAGGTCATGGTCTGATGTTAAACACATTGATGGATTATGATGTAGATGACTGGTTGAATGATGCGATTGAGGGTTATCAATTTTTACAAGATAAAGGTTATTCAAAAATAAATGTCTGTGGGGTATCATTAGGTGGTATATTGTCATTGAAATTGGCAGAACAGCATGACATTAACGCTATAGCTATTATGTCAACGCCATACAGAAAGAGTGATGCTGGGCTAACAGGAAGACTTAAAGATTATGGTCAACGTATAGGGCGCTTGTTAGGTCTAGATCAAGTAGAAATTGACACTCAATTAAATCGAATTCCTAACTATGGTCCAGAACTACAAAAATTTCAATTATTAGTTGAAAATGTCATGTCGAATTTAGATCGTATCACGGCTCCGATTGCTATTAAGTACGGTGAACAGGATGATGCTTCATATAAAACGAGCGCCGAATATATCTATAATCAAATTCAACATGAACATAAAGAAGTTCAAGGGTATAAGATGTCTAAGCATTTGATGACACATGGTGAAGGTCACCTTGAAGTTGAACAAGATATTATTGCATTTTTTGAAGACTATTAA
- a CDS encoding MerR family transcriptional regulator, translating into MQVKKAAEQLNMSEHTLRYYDKAGLFPFVSRNQNGYRDFSEEDLYWIEFIKCMRQTHMPVSKLKEIAELYHQGSTTKQKRKQIFLDHQQNLIEQKKIIDEGLQTLAEKFKVLESE; encoded by the coding sequence ATGCAAGTTAAAAAAGCAGCTGAACAATTAAACATGAGTGAACACACACTTCGCTATTATGATAAGGCCGGACTTTTCCCATTTGTTTCAAGAAATCAAAATGGTTATAGAGATTTTTCAGAAGAAGATTTATATTGGATTGAATTTATAAAATGTATGAGACAGACACATATGCCCGTCTCAAAATTAAAAGAAATTGCTGAATTGTATCATCAAGGAAGCACTACAAAACAAAAACGTAAGCAAATATTTTTAGACCATCAACAAAATTTAATAGAACAAAAGAAGATTATTGATGAAGGTCTGCAAACATTAGCAGAAAAGTTCAAAGTGTTAGAAAGTGAATAA
- a CDS encoding SDR family oxidoreductase, with amino-acid sequence MGKFNSLDNKVVVIAGGAKNLGGLLSKTYAEHGAKLVIHHHDEHSLEEAQETLAKIESLGGQGTLFSGDLTQVSNVESLFQHAQNTFGKIDIAINTVGKVLKKPIADTTEEEFDNMADINAKSAYFFIKYAEKAMNDNGKIITLATALLAAYTGFYATYAGGKSPVEHYTRAASKEYMDRGISVNAVAPGPMDTPFFYPQESEEAVAFHKSQALHNQLTNIEDIAPIITFLTTDGWWINGQTLFANGGYTTR; translated from the coding sequence ATGGGAAAATTTAATAGTTTAGATAACAAAGTAGTAGTAATTGCAGGTGGTGCAAAAAATCTAGGAGGATTATTAAGCAAGACTTATGCTGAACATGGAGCCAAATTAGTCATTCATCATCATGATGAACATTCTTTGGAAGAAGCTCAAGAGACACTTGCCAAAATTGAATCACTAGGTGGGCAAGGTACATTATTTTCTGGTGATTTAACCCAAGTAAGTAATGTTGAATCCTTATTCCAGCACGCTCAAAATACTTTTGGAAAAATCGATATTGCCATTAATACAGTAGGAAAAGTACTTAAAAAACCTATTGCTGATACGACCGAAGAAGAATTTGATAACATGGCAGATATTAACGCAAAATCAGCTTATTTCTTTATAAAATACGCTGAAAAAGCTATGAATGACAACGGTAAAATCATCACACTGGCAACTGCTTTACTCGCTGCTTATACAGGTTTTTACGCTACGTATGCAGGAGGAAAATCACCCGTAGAACATTACACACGTGCAGCCTCCAAAGAATACATGGATAGAGGTATTTCTGTTAACGCTGTTGCTCCTGGGCCAATGGATACACCTTTCTTCTATCCACAAGAAAGTGAAGAAGCGGTTGCTTTTCACAAATCACAAGCTCTTCACAACCAATTGACAAATATTGAAGACATTGCACCTATTATTACTTTCTTAACCACTGATGGTTGGTGGATTAATGGACAAACATTATTCGCAAATGGCGGATACACTACACGTTAA